Sequence from the Pan paniscus chromosome 4, NHGRI_mPanPan1-v2.0_pri, whole genome shotgun sequence genome:
CTAGTTTCAGGAAGAGCTTTGAATTCAGTTAAGTGTTAATAAGGATCTACTGAGGCTAGTCTCGTTTAATTTGTGGAAAGTCCTTTTTTACTGCTTTGCCCATTGGAAGTGTCTCCTTTTATTAGAAAGTAACCATCTTATTCCAATTCTATGCATGTTACTGGTATTTATAAATGTATGAGTTTTTTTGCCGTATAATGAATgtaaattttctttgtattctaaTTGTTGGTTAGTTTCATTGCAATTTAATTGCATTTAAAGTGTAaaagtaaattttgtattttcagaaatCTTTAAGTTAGAGCATCTTTTCCAGACCTCACAGTCTATGGTCCTAGATAATTTTGAAGTcctacatttgaaaatatttgttatcaTTACATGAGTTATATTTTCCAGCCcagaatatttgtgttttttatatcCTCTTAGGCTAGTGTAAATTCTATCCTGTGAATTCACATTGGCTAACCCTTTAAATAGGTATATTTATGAATAATATAGCAAGCACCGTCCTTACGTTTTTcaatatatgtactttttttttttttttgagatggagttttgcacttgttgctcaggctgtagtggagtgcaatggcgcaatctcggctcgccgcaacctctgcctcccgggttcaagcgattctcctgcctcagcctcccaagtagctgggattacaggcatgcatcattatgcccggctaattttgtatttttagtagagacagggtttctccatgttggtcaggttggtcttgaactcctgaccttaggtgatctgcccacctcagcctcccaaagtgctgggattacaggcgtgagccaccgccccccaGTCCAATATGTATACTTCTTTCAAGTGTTGACATATGAAAAGTATTAGTCTTTAGAGATTGTAAGAATTTTAACTGTTGGATTCTACAAGGCATTAACATCATAAGTGCTCTAATAAATTTTTGTCAAAAGTCAATCATTAATATTCAAAAATGTAGATAAATAATACATGTCTAGCAATTTTCAAAGGCATGCTAATTCATCATGCTTTCTctttcaaatagttttttaagAGCCCTCTGCTTATTCCAGTCCCCccctttaaaatctttttaaattattaataaccTATTAACTTTGAGCACTTcattaaaatccaaaaaatttGAGGGAGTACATGTCTTTGTCCTTGACCTTTAGAACCCTCAAACATAGCTTGgtattgctgtttttaaaattttctggagCATTTAGGATTCACTTAGAAACAAGCCTTtagggagaaaaatgtatctAGCACCACTCACTCTATTTTTTTGCACTGACTACTTCTATTTTTCCCCCTTTCATTTCCCTAgacttttcaatgattttttataAAGGTGCTTGAGTTCTGTTTCTCAACAGCTCCCTCATTTATTGAATGATTCACACAGTCACTGGAACATTATAGGCTCTTAATAAAATTTTTGAATGATTGAAAGAGAGAAAAGTATTTTACCTGTGATATATTGATATTTAAATAAACTAGAACacttaaaggaaaacattttgcTGGAATCAAATACTCTTTGGTGTACAATGaattataattttgttattaattGAATTGGTTACCATTGTTCGAACATGCAGTTATTCTGTTGTCGCTTTCCTTcaacatatttttactttttctcttaatGCTTAAATTGAGCCTCCTTTCCTGTCCACTGGCTTAAGGAATACAGatggcttttaattttattacttaaaTTTCCTTCCATAGTTCCCTAAATGACTCACCCAACTGTTTTCAATTCTTGCAGTTTACTTTCTGATGCATACATTAAAACAAATCTTAATTCTTAATGTTACTcagtctatttttatatttttatatcatttttacatACATTTGAATGAGCTatcctattaaaattttaatattaactttGAAGGTCTTGTTTTGAGATTAGCAATGGTGTAGAGCACTGTGTTGGTATCAAAAGTCTCTGATCAACCAACTCATTACCTGTAGGATTTTGGATGAGTCACagagtttcttttcttctatccAAATGATAGCAGGTATTTGAATAGCTTGCAGTTATACTCAATATAAAGACATAAAAGTGAAATTGCTGTTATTTTTAGTATCACTAGTATTAAGAGCAAACATTCTTGATAATTGTGTAGAAGTACAAAAGCGTCTACATTGAACACATATTTGCACTGTTTTATTTCTCTACCAACAACCTTGCAATGGCTTCCTTTtgttcttagaataaaatccaagcaCCCATTATTTGGCCTTGGTTTACCTTTTCAGCCTTCCTTTCCACTTACTCTTGAGACATTAAGTTTTGTATTCACTGTCCTTCATTCATTATCTCTTAATAGCTATGCTTTGCTCTCTCAGGGCCTTCACACATTCTACAGTCTTAGCCTGGCACACTTCTCCTATTTCATGTTTCAGATTAAATGGTGCACCTTGGGGGAAACTTTCTTAATCACTCTCCATTAAGTTAGGTCCCCGTATTGCATACTTTCAGTGCACTCAGTACCTTTTCTATGTAGcacttttcactctgtttaaaCATCTGTTTAAAGACTGTACACCCACTAGATGGAAAATTGTTATAAGATATACAGACATTGTCTTGTTACCACCACTTGCCTAACTTCTACAAACTCAACAATTATCTGTGGAAATAAACTAATACAGATGAAATGAATAATTGTAAATTTGCTCTGAAATAAGAAGAGAAAGCACTTTAAGTGTTCCTTGAGCATGATAATGTGGAAGAAATTAGGTATTGTAGCCCTCTGGATCCACCTCTGacatgatatattttcttttttaccaccTTGCAGGAGGTGtcttttccttgtatttttctGGTATATGCAATTCGGGCTCATTTCACAaagtttaggaaaaaaagaaaaacataaataggaTAGTGAAGCATGCTATCATCTAGAGCAAAAATCTTTTGAAGTTTGTGTGTAATTATTACAAAAGGGGAGGGGTAAACTAGTATGTGTACACTTCCGTTAAATCGTGTAAATGAGGACTCTACCAGGAAGAATCGCTGCTCGTAGATAAAAGTGCATTTTATTTCCCTAGAttgcatttatttaattcatataaCATAAGAAACTCCTCCAGTAGCGTCAACTAGGGTTGATAAGAATAATcgataaagcaaaataaaaacaccttCTCCAAGATTTTGTAACTGCAAGCGAACGCATGGTGGCGCTGTTGACTAAGAAGGCGAATTAAACCACAGGCATTGTGCATGCTCGGTGACGCACGGATCCAGTGTGGTAAACCAGCGGTTGAGAGCCCAGGCAGATTTTTGAGCCAGCAAGTCTGAGCCTCTGGAAAGGCTTATTCACTAGGCCGTCTACAAAGGTTGTGGGGCAAAAGACTGTTTCCCAGCGCTGTCTGAGGTTCAGCTTGGCGACATTCCCTGGAAGAGCGTGACGGAAAGTGCAATGGAGGCGGGAGGAGAGCGATTTCTTAGACAAAGGCAAGTCttgcttctctttgtttttctgggaGGGTCTCTGGCTGGGTCCGAGTCAAGACGCTATTCTGTGGCTGAGGAAAAAGAGAGGGGCTTTTTAATAGCCAACCTAGCAAAGGATCTGGGACTCAGGGTAGAGGAACTGGCAGCGAGGGGGGCCCAAGTTGTGTCCAAAGGGAACAAACAGCATTTTCAGCTCAGTCATCAGACAGGTGATTTGCTCCTGAATGAGAAATTGGACCGGGAGGAGCTATGCGGCCCCACAGAACCATGCATACTGCATTTTCAGATATTACTGCAAAACCCTTTGCAGTTCGTTACAAACGAGCTCCGTATCATAGATGTAAATGACCATTCTCCGGTattctttgaaaatgaaatgCATCTGAAAATCCTAGAAAGCACTCTGCCAGGAACAGTAATtcctttgggaaatgctgaggaCTTGGATGTGGGAAGAAACAGCCTCCAAAACTACACTATCACTCCGAATTCCCACTTCCACGTACTCACTCGCAGTCGTAGGGACGGAAGGAAGTACCCGGAACTAGTACTGGATAAAGCGCTCGATCGGGAGGAGCAGCCGGAACTCAGCTTAACGCTCACCGCGCTGGACGGCGGCTCTCCCCCTCGGTCTGGGACCGCCCAGATAAACATCCAGGTCTTAGATATAAACGACAATGCACCAGAATTTGCACAGCCGCTCTATGAGGTTGCAGTTCTAGAGAATACCCCCGTTTACTCTGTCATTGTCACTGTCTCGGCTTCTGACTTAGATACAGGAAGTTTTGGGACAATATCATATGCATTTTTTCATGCTTCTGAAGAAATTCGCAAAACTTTTCAGCTAAATCCAATTACTGGTGATATGCAACTggtcaaatatttgaattttgaagCGATTAATAGTTATGAAGTCGACATCGAGGCCAAGGATGGCGGAGGCCTATCCGGAAAGTCTACAGTCATAGTCCAGGTGGTTGATGTCAACGACAACCCACCGGAACTGACCTTGTCTTCAGTAAACAGCCCTATTCCTGAGAACTCGGGAGAGACTGTACTGGCTGTTTTCAGTGTTTCTGATCTAGACTCTGGAGACAACGGAAGAGTGATGTGTTCCATTGAGAACAATCTCCCCTTCTTCCTGAAACCATCTGTAGAGAATTTTTACACCCTAGTGTCAGAAGGCGCGCTGGACAGAGAGACCAGATCCGAGTACaacattaccatcaccatcactgacTTGGGGACACCCAGGCTGAAAACCAAGTACAACGTAACCGTGCTGGTCTCCGACGTCAATGACAACGCCCCCGCCTTCACCCAAACTTCCTACACCCTGTTCGTCCGCGAGAACAACAGCCCCGCCCTGCACATCGGCAGCGTCAGCGCCACAGACAGAGACTCGGGCACCAACGCCCAGGTCACCTACTCGCTGCTGCCGCCCCAGGACCCGCACCTGCCCCTCTCTTCCCTGGTCTCCATCAACGCGGACAACGGCCATCTGTTTGCCCTCAGGTCGCTGGACTACGAGGCCCTGCAGGCTTTCGAGTTCCGCGTGGGCGCCACAGACCGCGGCTCCCCGGCTTTGAGCAGCGAGGCGCTGGTGCGCGTGCTGGTGCTGGACGCCAACGACAACTCGCCCTTTGTGCTGTACCCGCTGCAGAACGGCTCCGCGCCCTGCACCGAGCTGGTGCCCCGGGCGGCCGAGCCGGGCTACCTGGTGACCAAGGTGGTGGCGGTGGACGGCGACTCGGGCCAGAACGCCTGGCTGTCTTACCAGCTGCTCAAGGCCACGGAGCCCGGGCTGTTCGGCGTGTGGGCGCACAATGGCGAGGTGCGCACCGCCAGGCTGCTGAGCGAGCGCGACGCGGCCAAGCACAAGCTGGCGGTGCTGGTGAAGGACAATGGCGAGCCTCCGCGCTCGGCCACCGCCACGCTGCACGTGCTCCTGGTGGACGGCTTCTCCCAGCCCTACCTGCCGCTCCCGGAGGCGGCAccggcccaggcccaggccgaCTTGCTCACCGTCTACCTGGTGGTGGCGTTGGCCTCGGTGTCTTCGCTCTTCCTCTTCTCGGTGCTCCTGTTCGTGGCGGTGCGGCTGTGCAGGAGGAGCAGGGCGGCCTCGGTGGGTCGCTGCTCGGTGCCCGAGGGCCCCTTTCCAGGGCATCTGGTGGACGTGAGCGGCACCGGGACCCTGTCCCAGAGCTACCAATACGAGGTGTGTCTGACTGGAGGCTCCGGGACAAATGAGTTCAAGTTCCTGAAGCCAATTATCCCCAACTTCGTTGCTCAGGGTGCAGAGAGGGTTAGCGAGGCAAATCCTAGTTTCAGGAAGAGCTTTGAATTCAGTTAAGTGTTAATAAGGATCTACTGAGCCTCGTCTTAGTTAATCTGTGGAAAGTCCTTTTTTACTGCTTTGCCCATTGGAGAGGTGTTTTTTGGTCTGGTTCAAGGCAAGTAGCAAGAATAGAGCAAAATATCAAATCCAGGGATGGCTTAGGTTTCATTAACAGTACTGGAAAGTAGTTGTGTGGCTCTGAATGTTTTGTATTTCAATCAAGAATCCTTAGTCGATAgaacattttgtttatatattgatTCTACTTTTTCTGTAGTTAATCCTTGCATATTCTCCTTTCACCCTGGCTTGCCAACGCAGTCTTAATTCcgcctttttttttctaatggggAGCAAAAAGAAATTCACTGTCTTTTAATAGTGATTTCAAATAGCTTATTAAAATAACTCCATTCAAATTTTACATTATAAAGCAATGTAGAGAGAGTTCCAAACCACCAATTTTATAATTTCCCTTgttgaatatattcatataatgtatTCTATAATATGCCCAAAGCAGCTTTGTCTATGGTTAACAAAGTTTTAAGGATAGACaagaatgtgttttctttaataaatagtaATATATCATCTTTTTAGGGATATAGTACTCAAATGAAAGTaatttagttcattttctgtgttgacatttgcaattaatatttcaatattttatgtgcTTATATTGGCCAAAATATGGACACAAATATAGACTAATATGGGTAATTACCCTTTGGTTTATCTAAAGTGTGTTCATGATgactgaggaaaaaaattaaacctatgccattttaaaaactgactgttcttttccatttgacACAAAAACGTTGTTTAGTAAGACATCTGGTGGAATGACAACTATTTGTTTCATAAATTCTGAGATGTAAGTGTTATGAATCTGAGAGacaatttttaatttcaagaaaATACATGGGTATATGATATCTAAATGCTTCAAGGTAAAAGTGGTGTCCTATCCagtcctattttattattaatacctACTTGCCACTTGTATGATGATATAGgagaaagatattttctttttttcctgtcttgGTTCCCTCCTTCAGATTTTAACCTGACATGATTTAGGATTATATATGGTCTTTCTGGGATAGAAACTGTCCATCCTTATCAGCATCCTACCTCCTACAATGTAattaaaagaagatgtacaagaaTACAAAGTTCTAAAAAGGAGAGGGCAATATCGTTGTGAAACTCTAAATTAGCTACAACTAAGAATAAAATCTGGAAGCAACCAAAACATCGAATCTTATGGTTATcttgagtaaaataaaaaaacttattttaagcGACAAAATATTTAGCTCCTAATTAGGGAAATGTAttaggaaaaaattaattttcttcttacaAGCATTTCCTCACCCACAGAACATCCATATAACTTTCTAGCAATTAAATACTCATGactagagaaaagagaatttctcaaagattttaaaaattccccaAAAAGCAAGAGTTTAAGATTGACGTGCTTTCAAACATATGTTAAAGTGTAGTTATTATCACATTTAAATGGTGTAATTTTATGTAACAGCATCAAATTcataaatccttttaaaaaattttttttgagacagggtcttgctctgttgcccaggctggagtgcagtggtacaatcatggctcactgcagtctcaatctcctgggctcaagggatctgaccacctcagcctccagagtagctgggaccataggtgtgtgccacgacacccggctatttaacaacaaaaaaaatttatttgtagaaatggggtttccccatgttgcccaggcgggtctggaactcctgtgctcaagggatcctcctgcctccacttcccaaagtgctaggattaacaggtatgaaccaccatgcccagccaaatatgTGAATCTTTAATAGTCAGaggaaaattaatataatatttccTTTCACTTTAAGTACTTTATAGAGATGTTTGAATCTGGCTGTTTTGgtcagatatttttcttctttgcataCGTAGCTGATTTTCCATGAATATCAGGAAAAGGCATAGAATTTTGATCAAGATTTCTCTCTCTTTGATTACCTTAGTCCCAGGTGGTATCAGAGCCAGGGAAGTACTCAACTGTGGAAAATATAGAGGGCAGTTCTTTTGGGGACTAATATGGTATATGATCGGAGACTAAAGTTCAAAAGGCAATATGCTGAGTCATTTAGACACTGAAGATAGAAGAACAGATACCATTTGTAATTTAGTTTTTAGATGTACTGGACTTATACATTGTTGAGAAAATGAATAGAATTTAGCAAAGCCAGAAAAGATAATCTATACTAAATTTGAAGGTGGGAAACAATCACATCTTACTCTTGGTTCAAAGCTGCTTCTCTTTCAGGGCAGTTAGAAACCTTTTACCCTTTTATTTGAAGACAACTTCCAAAAACATATTCATCTGGATATTTCATTAAATACAGAACAGAGAGAGTACCACATGTACAGTACTAACTAGTGTTGCCATGTTTTGGAATTCCACGAACTAAATCCCTGGCACAAGGTAAAAGGGTTATTAATAATTTTCTAGTAATTTTTCTTCTAGGCAGGCTAATtcattattgtaaaatatttacaaatcgaTCTCACCAGTATTCCAATTATCAAAAAGTAAGAGAAGGAAAAATTTTACTCCCTTCCCTcattctagaatatataaaatgacCTTACTAGACTCTAAACAACTTGAAGGTAGAGTCTGTTTCTGGTTTATTCCCAGTGGTATTTCCAGCAAATAGCACAATGCCTCATTCATAGTAGACACTCAgtttatatttgttaaataaataaattttaaattatttgggaaataaaataatgttgtaAGGACTTACAAACTTGTTTATTTGGACCTGATCTAcacattgaattttaaaagaactatCTATATTCAGAAAGGGGTGGAGTATGAAGAATAATTCCCTATAGaggcaattttttatttaatgtctcCCTTTGCATCTTGAGACTTGTGGAAACTTGGAGAACTGTAAAATTATGTATTAATCTCCAAGTTGGTTCCAAATTGAGCTTATTTATATCTTTGATTTCAGggacaaagaagaaattaaatataaGACTTTTTTGTACATCAAATTAACTTTCTGAAATTGGTATTTAAATTCTCTGGCCTCTAATTGGTACTTCTGTTGAACTTGGGTTAGTCTTAATGATatcaagattaaataaaatttgcaaGATCCTAAaggcttaaaaatttttttaatagccaatcattcatttattttcaaaacataattCTCGATCACGTGCACACTCCCTTCTTCTCTCTACAAATACATTAGTTCAGAAATAACTTAAATATTTCCTTGACATTCACAATCTAGTTTTTAGCACTGAAAATCAAAGGGatacaaatgaattttaaatttttatttggggAGTTGTTATAAGACTAAGCTATATTCAAATATCAATCATTAAAACTAGTGAGGCCAGTCACTGTACCACCATACTTTTCATAAATCTCCTTTGATGAATAAATTCTACTTCCTTACAAAagaagactctgtttaaaaaaggTACCAACTTTTCTATATATCCCCCTACTTTATTCTGGAAATGTCTTTTGCTTCTTAAAGTAATTGTTAGATTTTTTAAGCCAGAAATCTGTTAGTCctaattatgaattattttaatgtCAAATATGCATATGGTTAATCAATAGTTTTCTTTATCATAGATTCAAAATTTTAAGCTtattttccttccattctttAGGCATTCAACACGTTGATGAAAAGTACAATGTCAATCTACTTCTCATTCTTTTATCCGTAAACTTCTTTACTCTCTTTTAGATTCTTAAATTTATTCTTGCTGTTCTGATATATATGGTAGGCCCCAACCTGAGATTCACATAACgtactgcatttttttctttgagaaattacaattttcttttgaaaactttCATTTGGCAAGTTTTCACAACTATTTGTTCTTGTTTCAAAATTgctatttccttctttgttgTTTGAGTCTTTTACGTTTAAGTTCTTGCCATATTGTTTCGAATTTCAATTTCTTATAGTAGATAAAACAATTCTTTTATTTGTTGAGTCTCTTTTTCATGGTGTCAATCTTCATTTGCTTGGTGATATTTTATTGAGAACTTATCTCTTGTTGGAAGCTTCTTTCACAGTAGT
This genomic interval carries:
- the PCDHB3 gene encoding protocadherin beta-3, coding for MEAGGERFLRQRQVLLLFVFLGGSLAGSESRRYSVAEEKERGFLIANLAKDLGLRVEELAARGAQVVSKGNKQHFQLSHQTGDLLLNEKLDREELCGPTEPCILHFQILLQNPLQFVTNELRIIDVNDHSPVFFENEMHLKILESTLPGTVIPLGNAEDLDVGRNSLQNYTITPNSHFHVLTRSRRDGRKYPELVLDKALDREEQPELSLTLTALDGGSPPRSGTAQINIQVLDINDNAPEFAQPLYEVAVLENTPVYSVIVTVSASDLDTGSFGTISYAFFHASEEIRKTFQLNPITGDMQLVKYLNFEAINSYEVDIEAKDGGGLSGKSTVIVQVVDVNDNPPELTLSSVNSPIPENSGETVLAVFSVSDLDSGDNGRVMCSIENNLPFFLKPSVENFYTLVSEGALDRETRSEYNITITITDLGTPRLKTKYNVTVLVSDVNDNAPAFTQTSYTLFVRENNSPALHIGSVSATDRDSGTNAQVTYSLLPPQDPHLPLSSLVSINADNGHLFALRSLDYEALQAFEFRVGATDRGSPALSSEALVRVLVLDANDNSPFVLYPLQNGSAPCTELVPRAAEPGYLVTKVVAVDGDSGQNAWLSYQLLKATEPGLFGVWAHNGEVRTARLLSERDAAKHKLAVLVKDNGEPPRSATATLHVLLVDGFSQPYLPLPEAAPAQAQADLLTVYLVVALASVSSLFLFSVLLFVAVRLCRRSRAASVGRCSVPEGPFPGHLVDVSGTGTLSQSYQYEVCLTGGSGTNEFKFLKPIIPNFVAQGAERVSEANPSFRKSFEFS